Proteins encoded within one genomic window of Desulfonatronum thiodismutans:
- a CDS encoding ABC transporter ATP-binding protein, whose amino-acid sequence MPGRSDGERTSADDVILNCREVHVRFGGVMALTDVDFQVREGTITALIGPNGAGKTTLLNVVSGMVPSSEGAVELLGRDMTRSPAWERAKAGAVRTFQNLEVFTTMNVLENVMTGAHRVVRYGAISALFKTPVFFRGERRCRELAEEKLAFVGLEDDWNLPAGDLPYGRQRLLELARALAAQPRILLLDEPAAGLNTTETRALAKLIQRVRDELGVTVAIVEHDMDLIMGISDAITVLHFGRVIASGTPGEIQKNPEVVAAYLGEEAE is encoded by the coding sequence ATGCCCGGTAGGAGCGATGGGGAGCGAACGTCCGCGGACGACGTGATTCTGAACTGCCGGGAGGTCCATGTCCGTTTCGGCGGGGTGATGGCCCTGACCGACGTGGATTTTCAGGTCCGCGAAGGGACCATCACCGCCCTGATCGGTCCCAACGGCGCGGGTAAGACGACATTACTCAACGTTGTCAGCGGGATGGTTCCCAGTTCGGAAGGCGCCGTGGAACTCCTGGGCCGTGACATGACCCGGAGCCCGGCCTGGGAGCGGGCCAAGGCCGGGGCGGTGCGCACCTTTCAGAACCTGGAAGTCTTCACCACCATGAACGTCCTGGAGAACGTGATGACCGGGGCGCACCGGGTGGTCCGCTACGGGGCGATCAGCGCCCTGTTCAAGACGCCCGTTTTTTTTCGCGGGGAGCGCCGCTGCCGGGAACTGGCCGAGGAAAAATTGGCCTTCGTCGGCCTGGAGGATGACTGGAACCTGCCCGCCGGGGATTTGCCATACGGTCGGCAACGCCTCCTGGAACTGGCCCGGGCCCTGGCCGCCCAGCCGCGCATCCTGCTCCTGGACGAACCCGCCGCCGGGCTGAACACCACCGAAACCCGCGCCCTGGCCAAGTTGATCCAGCGTGTCCGCGACGAACTGGGCGTCACCGTGGCTATCGTGGAGCACGATATGGACCTGATCATGGGCATCAGCGACGCCATCACCGTCCTCCACTTCGGCCGGGTCATCGCCTCCGGAACTCCGGGGGAAATCCAGAAAAATCCCGAGGTAGTCGCGGCGTATCTGGGCGAGGAGGCGGAGTAA
- a CDS encoding branched-chain amino acid ABC transporter permease — MKSSTLRQLAPVAAFYILVLATPTLLSHDYYYLSILNMAGIIAIIVMGLNLLLGFAGQISLGHAALFGISAYTSAVMTATYGLPLAVGMLSGVGLTAVVALVVGMPVLKLKGYYLAMATLGFGLIVYIFFNEAISLTGGPSGFVGIPQLQVGSFVFDSDLSYFFLVWTTVTVVLLISLNLINSRIGRALMALHASDKAAQSMGINVARYKLFIFVLSAVFAGIAGVLYAHYLSFVAPSSFGFHFSVQLITMVVLGGMASLWGGIAGTVFLTAMPEFLRAYENMEVIIYGLILILCMMYLPQGMAGGVSKLIALIRGRFGHAR; from the coding sequence ATGAAGTCTTCAACCCTTCGCCAACTGGCCCCGGTGGCCGCGTTCTACATCCTGGTCCTGGCCACGCCGACCCTTCTGTCCCATGATTATTACTATCTGAGCATCCTGAACATGGCCGGGATCATCGCGATCATCGTCATGGGGCTGAACCTGCTGTTGGGCTTTGCCGGGCAGATTTCCCTGGGCCATGCGGCCTTGTTCGGAATTTCCGCCTATACCTCGGCTGTTATGACCGCCACCTACGGATTGCCCCTGGCCGTGGGCATGCTTTCCGGAGTGGGGCTGACCGCCGTGGTGGCCCTGGTGGTGGGCATGCCCGTGCTCAAGCTCAAGGGCTACTATCTGGCCATGGCCACTCTGGGCTTCGGCCTGATCGTCTACATCTTTTTCAACGAGGCCATCTCCCTGACCGGCGGGCCGTCGGGGTTCGTGGGCATCCCCCAGCTCCAGGTCGGCTCGTTCGTCTTCGATTCGGACCTGTCCTACTTCTTCCTGGTCTGGACCACTGTCACCGTGGTGCTGCTGATCTCCCTGAACCTGATCAACTCCCGGATCGGCCGGGCTCTGATGGCCCTGCACGCCAGCGACAAGGCGGCTCAGTCCATGGGCATCAACGTGGCCCGCTACAAGCTGTTCATCTTCGTGCTCTCCGCGGTGTTCGCCGGGATCGCCGGGGTGCTTTACGCGCATTACCTCAGCTTCGTGGCCCCGTCCTCCTTCGGGTTCCATTTTTCCGTGCAGCTGATCACCATGGTCGTGCTGGGCGGCATGGCCAGCCTGTGGGGCGGCATCGCCGGGACGGTTTTTCTGACCGCCATGCCGGAATTCCTGCGGGCCTACGAAAACATGGAAGTGATCATCTACGGGCTGATCCTGATCCTGTGCATGATGTACCTGCCCCAGGGCATGGCCGGCGGCGTCTCCAAGCTGATTGCCCTGATTCGCGGGAGGTTCGGACATGCCCGGTAG
- a CDS encoding branched-chain amino acid ABC transporter permease: MDLGTFLQFLAAGLTVGSTYGLAALGFTIIFNTTGIINFAQGEFVMLGGLLAVVFMHWLAPGLPAAVVLAVLATTLVGLVMERLTIRPVQHTSVINLIIVTIGVSITIRGLMMLLWGKDTYVLPAFSGTTPIPLLGATIAPQSLWILGITLLVLAAMRYFFSRTIFGRAMLACSFEPKAARLMGISVERMVMASFMLSAFVGAVGGVILTPLTMTSYDVGVLLGLKGFAACILGGLGNPFGAAAGGLLLGVLEAFGAGLISSAYKDAIAFVVILAILLWRPSGLFGAPDTERV; encoded by the coding sequence ATGGATCTGGGAACTTTCCTGCAATTCCTGGCGGCGGGCCTGACCGTGGGCAGCACCTACGGTCTGGCCGCCTTGGGATTCACGATCATCTTCAACACCACGGGCATCATCAACTTCGCCCAGGGCGAGTTCGTGATGCTGGGCGGCCTGCTGGCCGTGGTCTTCATGCACTGGTTGGCCCCAGGCCTTCCCGCCGCGGTAGTTCTGGCCGTGCTGGCCACCACCCTGGTGGGGCTGGTCATGGAGCGCCTGACCATCAGACCGGTCCAGCACACCTCGGTGATCAACCTGATCATCGTGACCATCGGCGTGTCCATCACCATCCGCGGGCTGATGATGCTGCTCTGGGGCAAGGACACCTACGTGCTCCCGGCCTTTTCCGGCACCACGCCCATTCCGCTCCTTGGCGCGACCATTGCCCCGCAAAGTCTGTGGATTCTGGGCATCACCCTGCTGGTGCTGGCGGCGATGCGCTACTTCTTCAGCCGAACCATCTTCGGCCGGGCCATGCTGGCCTGCTCCTTCGAGCCCAAGGCTGCCCGGCTGATGGGCATCAGCGTGGAACGGATGGTCATGGCCTCGTTCATGCTTTCGGCCTTCGTGGGCGCGGTGGGCGGGGTCATCCTCACCCCCCTGACCATGACCTCCTACGACGTGGGCGTGCTTTTGGGCCTGAAGGGGTTCGCCGCCTGCATCCTGGGAGGTCTGGGCAACCCCTTCGGCGCGGCGGCCGGGGGGCTTCTCCTGGGTGTTCTGGAAGCCTTCGGCGCAGGCCTGATCTCCTCGGCCTACAAGGACGCCATCGCCTTCGTGGTCATCCTGGCCATCCTGCTCTGGCGGCCTTCCGGGCTGTTCGGGGCCCCGGACACGGAGCGGGTGTAG
- a CDS encoding ABC transporter substrate-binding protein, with protein MTRYLLTLATALVLGTASLAWAADPIKIGAILSATGPASFLGEPERNTLHMLQDQINAQGGLLGRPLEVIIYDDETEVNKAVSAANRLLSRDRVVAAIGATTSGNTLAIMPRFSSAQIPLVSMAAAERIVKPINPWVFKTPQSDRHAVIKILEHAKLEEFSNIAILTVSDGFGQAGREVLQELLPAYGMSLVADEIYGPRDTDMTPQLTKIRGLNPDAIIVWGTNPGPAVIARNRVQLGMQTPMYMSHGVASKRFIELAGEAAEGLILPAGRLAVADQLPEDHPQKALLLEYIQAYEARFNAEVSTFGGYAYDALMLIAEAITQAGEATPQAIRDNLEKINGFIGTGGIFEMSPGDHNGLDERAFVMVRITDGDWELLVE; from the coding sequence ATGACTCGCTACCTGCTCACGTTGGCAACGGCCCTCGTTCTCGGCACGGCCTCTCTCGCCTGGGCCGCCGATCCCATCAAGATCGGCGCGATCCTTTCCGCCACTGGCCCGGCTTCGTTTCTGGGCGAGCCGGAGCGCAACACCCTGCATATGCTCCAGGATCAGATCAACGCCCAGGGTGGGCTGCTGGGCCGCCCTCTGGAAGTGATCATTTATGACGACGAAACCGAGGTGAACAAGGCCGTGTCCGCGGCCAACAGGCTGCTCAGCCGGGATCGGGTGGTTGCGGCCATCGGCGCGACCACCTCCGGCAACACCCTGGCCATCATGCCCAGGTTTTCCTCGGCCCAAATCCCGCTGGTCTCCATGGCCGCGGCGGAGCGGATCGTCAAACCCATCAACCCTTGGGTCTTCAAAACACCCCAGTCCGACCGTCATGCCGTGATCAAAATTCTGGAGCACGCCAAGCTCGAAGAGTTCAGCAATATCGCCATCCTCACGGTCTCGGACGGCTTTGGCCAGGCCGGGCGGGAGGTCTTGCAGGAACTGCTGCCCGCGTACGGAATGAGCCTGGTCGCTGATGAGATCTACGGCCCCCGGGATACGGACATGACCCCGCAATTGACCAAAATCCGTGGGCTGAACCCGGACGCGATCATCGTCTGGGGCACGAACCCCGGTCCGGCGGTCATCGCCCGCAATCGCGTTCAACTGGGCATGCAAACACCCATGTACATGAGCCACGGCGTGGCATCCAAGCGGTTCATCGAGTTGGCCGGAGAGGCGGCCGAGGGGTTGATCCTGCCGGCCGGCCGGCTGGCCGTGGCGGACCAACTGCCCGAGGACCATCCGCAGAAGGCCTTGCTCTTGGAGTACATTCAGGCCTATGAAGCCCGGTTCAACGCCGAGGTGTCCACTTTCGGAGGCTACGCCTACGACGCCTTGATGCTCATCGCCGAGGCCATTACCCAGGCTGGCGAGGCCACGCCCCAGGCCATTCGGGATAACCTGGAAAAAATCAACGGGTTCATCGGCACAGGCGGCATTTTTGAAATGTCCCCCGGAGATCATAACGGGCTGGACGAACGAGCCTTCGTGATGGTCCGGATCACGGACGGTGACTGGGAGCTGCTGGTCGAATAA
- a CDS encoding cation-transporting P-type ATPase, whose protein sequence is MTSEKDTAKKNWHSLDAKEVFRLLESEENGLKGSEATHRLDRYGPNELAVAKGRGALMRFLAQFNNVLIYLLLAAAVITGLLGEWLDMGVILGVVLINALIGFVQEGKAEKSLDSIRNMLAPSAVVLRDGKKQDIPATKLVPGDVILLKPGDKLPADVRLFKVRDLQIEEAALTGESVPVDKAADPVEEDSSLGDRSGMGFSGTMVTYGQGRGVVVGTGKDTEIGRISEMLSDVQSLTTPLIKQLGRFGNLLSVAIIGMAAVTFAFGYLFQGFAPGEMFMAAVGLAVAAIPEGLPAIVTITLAIGVQRMARRNAIIRSLPAVETLGSVTVICTDKTGTLTRNEMTVQTMRTADRSLTVSGVGYAPKGHFQQDDAEFDPHTDDQNVVALLRYGLLCNEAEVAEAEGQWKAQGAPTEAALVTAAMKAGLVQKEENERYPRVDVVPFSSEHKFMATLHRDPEGGGLIILKGAPEKVLEVCESQRTGEDQSKLDPDFWAQEEERIASRGQRLLALAVRRVDGKDRLAMDDVRDGFTMLGVFGIIDPPRDEAVEAAGKLIGDREPMQECDSAGINVKMITGDHVATAKAIGLKLGIGDGENALSGKDIDAMSDEELRDRAPDVDVFARVTPEHKLRIVTALQARNKIVAMTGDGVNDAPALKRADVGVAMGRSGTEAAKEASDMVLADDNFASIANAVEEGRTVYDNIKKAILFILPTNGGQALVVIAAIFLGLGMADAVNGFSLPISPPQILWINMVTAVSLALALAFEPAERNVMRRPPRQPDEPLVSRFLLWRISFVSVMLTTGALGHYLYMLDSGSTQELAATTAINTLVFGQICYLFNSRFIHESSLNRTAFLGSSAVLWSILVLVVLQLAFTYAPPMQFLFRTEGLGLGTWLRIFVFGIVLFLLVEGEKFLWRRSGAVH, encoded by the coding sequence ATGACATCTGAAAAAGATACCGCCAAAAAGAATTGGCACTCCTTGGACGCAAAAGAAGTGTTTCGTCTTCTGGAAAGCGAAGAAAACGGACTGAAAGGCTCTGAAGCAACCCATCGTCTGGATCGGTACGGACCGAATGAATTGGCTGTGGCCAAAGGGCGCGGGGCGTTGATGCGGTTTTTGGCCCAGTTCAACAACGTGCTGATCTATCTCCTGCTTGCCGCCGCCGTGATCACCGGTCTGCTGGGTGAGTGGCTGGACATGGGCGTAATTCTCGGCGTCGTCCTGATCAACGCCTTGATCGGATTCGTTCAGGAGGGCAAGGCGGAAAAGTCCCTGGACAGCATTCGCAACATGCTCGCCCCGTCCGCGGTGGTCCTACGCGACGGCAAGAAGCAGGACATCCCGGCCACGAAATTGGTCCCTGGGGACGTGATTTTGCTCAAGCCCGGGGACAAGTTGCCGGCCGACGTTCGGCTTTTCAAGGTCCGTGATCTGCAAATCGAAGAAGCGGCCTTGACCGGTGAGTCGGTTCCCGTGGACAAGGCCGCGGACCCCGTGGAAGAGGACAGCTCCCTGGGAGACCGTTCCGGGATGGGGTTTTCCGGAACCATGGTCACCTACGGCCAGGGCCGAGGCGTTGTCGTGGGTACGGGCAAGGACACGGAGATCGGCCGGATCAGTGAAATGCTCTCGGACGTCCAGTCCCTGACCACTCCGCTGATCAAGCAATTGGGGCGCTTCGGCAACCTGCTCAGCGTAGCCATCATCGGCATGGCCGCGGTGACCTTCGCGTTCGGTTATCTGTTTCAGGGGTTCGCTCCGGGCGAGATGTTCATGGCCGCCGTAGGCTTGGCCGTGGCGGCCATCCCCGAAGGACTGCCGGCCATCGTGACCATCACCCTGGCCATAGGGGTGCAGCGTATGGCCCGGCGCAACGCGATCATTCGCAGTTTGCCCGCGGTGGAGACCCTGGGCTCGGTGACCGTGATCTGCACGGACAAAACCGGCACCCTGACCCGCAATGAAATGACCGTTCAGACCATGCGCACGGCGGACCGCTCCTTGACGGTCTCCGGGGTGGGGTATGCTCCGAAAGGCCATTTTCAGCAGGACGACGCCGAATTCGATCCGCATACGGACGATCAGAACGTGGTGGCACTGCTGCGCTATGGACTGCTCTGCAATGAGGCCGAGGTGGCGGAGGCCGAAGGGCAGTGGAAGGCCCAGGGCGCTCCCACCGAGGCGGCCTTGGTGACAGCGGCGATGAAGGCCGGGCTTGTTCAGAAGGAGGAAAACGAACGTTATCCTCGCGTGGACGTGGTCCCCTTCAGCTCGGAGCACAAGTTCATGGCCACCCTGCATCGTGATCCGGAGGGCGGGGGGCTGATCATTCTCAAGGGCGCACCGGAAAAAGTCCTGGAAGTTTGCGAAAGCCAGCGGACCGGAGAGGATCAGTCCAAACTGGACCCCGATTTTTGGGCTCAGGAAGAGGAACGGATCGCGTCCCGGGGGCAACGCCTGTTGGCCCTGGCGGTGCGTCGGGTGGACGGCAAGGACCGTCTGGCCATGGACGACGTCCGGGACGGGTTCACCATGCTTGGGGTCTTCGGCATAATCGACCCGCCGCGGGACGAAGCCGTGGAGGCCGCGGGCAAGCTGATCGGCGACCGCGAACCCATGCAGGAATGCGACAGTGCCGGGATCAACGTGAAGATGATCACCGGCGACCACGTGGCCACGGCCAAGGCCATCGGCCTCAAATTGGGCATCGGAGACGGCGAAAACGCGCTTTCCGGCAAGGATATTGACGCGATGAGCGACGAAGAGCTTCGAGATCGCGCTCCCGACGTGGACGTGTTCGCCCGGGTCACACCGGAGCACAAGCTGCGTATTGTCACCGCGCTGCAGGCCAGGAACAAGATCGTGGCCATGACCGGCGACGGGGTCAACGACGCCCCGGCCCTGAAACGGGCCGACGTGGGCGTGGCCATGGGCCGGAGCGGCACGGAGGCGGCCAAGGAGGCCTCGGACATGGTCCTGGCGGACGACAATTTCGCCTCCATCGCCAATGCCGTGGAAGAGGGCCGCACGGTCTACGACAATATCAAGAAGGCGATTCTGTTCATCCTGCCCACCAACGGCGGCCAGGCCCTGGTGGTCATAGCCGCGATTTTTCTGGGCCTGGGCATGGCCGACGCGGTGAACGGGTTCAGCCTGCCCATTTCGCCGCCGCAGATCCTCTGGATCAACATGGTCACCGCCGTTTCCCTGGCCCTGGCCCTGGCTTTCGAACCGGCGGAGCGCAACGTGATGCGCCGACCACCTCGCCAGCCGGATGAACCTCTGGTCTCCAGGTTTTTGCTGTGGCGAATTTCCTTTGTTTCCGTGATGCTGACCACCGGCGCCCTGGGCCACTACCTGTATATGCTGGACAGCGGTTCCACCCAGGAACTCGCCGCCACGACGGCTATCAACACCCTTGTGTTCGGGCAGATCTGCTACCTCTTCAACAGTCGCTTCATCCATGAAAGTTCGCTGAACCGGACTGCGTTTTTGGGCAGCTCCGCGGTGTTGTGGTCCATCCTGGTGCTGGTAGTGTTGCAACTGGCCTTCACCTACGCACCTCCGATGCAGTTTCTCTTTCGTACCGAGGGATTGGGTTTAGGAACATGGCTGCGAATTTTCGTTTTCGGCATCGTCCTCTTTTTGCTGGTCGAGGGAGAGAAATTCTTGTGGCGACGTTCCGGGGCCGTCCACTGA
- a CDS encoding universal stress protein, with protein MEKHLLLAVGDDQSSLQAVRFVSHFFVQKHAVRLTLLYVAPQPPAVYLDDRDVYHRKRWTEDWKRGQEHRAQELLDQGKAALVDSGFSAKLLSTKFIFSQYGSAKDLIQECAKGSFDALVLGRRGLSRFEELFVDSVTKRIMNEELSFPIWVCQRPERGRKNILVAVDGSEPCVQIADHVGFIVADQPEQSVVLVHIPNSQVPESEYQGFFEHALASLLENGVSRERIQTKVLSGSSPALALQQEADTGRYAVVALGRTGASGPGFFSMGSVSRTLLAKLEGAALWVSPSVCRLKS; from the coding sequence ATGGAAAAGCATCTGCTTTTGGCTGTTGGCGACGATCAAAGTTCTTTACAGGCGGTTCGGTTCGTGAGTCATTTTTTTGTCCAAAAGCATGCGGTCCGATTGACCTTGTTGTATGTCGCGCCTCAACCGCCAGCGGTCTATCTGGACGATCGGGACGTCTACCACCGCAAGCGTTGGACCGAGGACTGGAAAAGAGGACAGGAGCATCGCGCCCAGGAATTACTGGATCAGGGTAAGGCCGCGCTGGTGGATTCCGGTTTTTCCGCGAAGCTCCTTTCGACCAAGTTCATTTTCAGCCAGTACGGTTCGGCCAAGGACTTGATCCAGGAATGCGCCAAGGGCAGCTTCGATGCACTGGTGCTGGGGCGTCGCGGGCTTTCCCGGTTCGAGGAGCTGTTCGTGGACAGCGTCACCAAGCGGATCATGAACGAGGAATTGTCCTTTCCGATCTGGGTCTGCCAGCGTCCGGAACGCGGCCGGAAGAACATTCTTGTGGCCGTGGACGGCTCCGAGCCTTGCGTGCAGATTGCCGACCACGTCGGCTTCATCGTTGCTGATCAACCCGAGCAGAGCGTCGTTCTCGTCCATATCCCAAACAGCCAGGTTCCGGAATCCGAGTACCAGGGCTTTTTTGAGCACGCCCTTGCTTCTCTCCTTGAAAACGGGGTTTCCAGGGAAAGAATTCAGACCAAGGTGCTGAGTGGGTCAAGCCCTGCTCTTGCCTTGCAGCAGGAAGCCGATACAGGACGATACGCGGTTGTCGCCTTGGGCCGCACGGGTGCTTCGGGACCGGGCTTTTTTTCCATGGGTTCGGTCAGCAGGACGCTTTTGGCCAAGCTTGAAGGGGCAGCCTTGTGGGTCAGCCCCTCGGTTTGTCGACTCAAAAGCTGA
- a CDS encoding flavin reductase family protein produces the protein MKQSLGAKPLVFPTPVWVVGSYDQQDKPNIMTIAWGGVCCSKPPCLTISLRKATYTYDCISSRKAFTVNVSTEQDIMLADYCGIASGKTADKFAATGLTPVKSTLVDAPYIQEFALAAECRLLQTVELGLHTMFIGEILDIKADQAVLGPDGLPDLDKLRPVAFGPVIRTYHGLGEYLGPAFSIGQRIEQSGDK, from the coding sequence ATGAAACAATCCCTTGGGGCAAAGCCCTTGGTTTTCCCGACTCCGGTATGGGTCGTCGGGTCCTATGATCAGCAGGACAAACCGAACATCATGACCATCGCCTGGGGGGGCGTTTGCTGCTCCAAGCCCCCGTGCCTGACCATCTCGCTACGCAAGGCCACCTATACCTACGACTGCATCTCCAGCCGCAAGGCCTTCACGGTCAACGTCTCCACGGAACAGGACATCATGCTCGCCGACTATTGCGGCATCGCTTCGGGCAAAACCGCGGACAAGTTCGCCGCCACCGGCCTGACCCCGGTCAAGAGCACCCTGGTGGACGCGCCCTACATTCAGGAGTTCGCCCTGGCCGCGGAGTGCAGACTGCTCCAGACTGTGGAACTGGGACTGCATACCATGTTCATCGGTGAAATTCTGGACATCAAGGCCGACCAAGCCGTGCTCGGTCCGGACGGCCTGCCGGACCTGGACAAACTCCGCCCCGTGGCCTTCGGCCCCGTGATCCGCACTTATCACGGGCTCGGTGAGTACCTTGGCCCGGCATTCTCCATCGGTCAACGCATTGAACAATCCGGCGACAAATAG
- a CDS encoding DUF554 domain-containing protein, with protein sequence MPIGTLINAGAIILGSLLGLMLGGRFSDRYRTLVYHSIGLCVLVIGLHMALSFTNILILVFSMLCGALCGQLIRLDDRLTAAGNALKHRLGSKDARFTDGFVTASLLFCIGSMAILGSIDEGIRGDRTILLTKSILDGFICIPLASTYGIGVLFSFLAILLYQGGITLLAGQAQSLFTEPIIAQLTSTGGLLIMGIGINLLELKTINVTNMLPSLVFAVLFTVFFSGWI encoded by the coding sequence ATGCCCATCGGAACCCTGATCAACGCCGGGGCCATCATCCTCGGCAGCCTTCTCGGCCTGATGCTCGGAGGACGGTTTTCGGACCGCTACCGGACCCTGGTCTACCATTCCATCGGGCTCTGCGTATTGGTTATCGGCCTGCACATGGCCCTGAGCTTCACCAATATCCTGATCCTGGTCTTTTCCATGCTCTGCGGCGCGCTCTGCGGCCAGCTCATCCGCCTGGACGACCGGCTGACCGCGGCGGGCAACGCCCTTAAGCATCGCCTCGGCTCCAAGGACGCCCGGTTCACGGACGGCTTCGTCACCGCCTCCCTGCTTTTCTGCATCGGGTCCATGGCCATTCTCGGCTCCATCGACGAAGGCATCCGCGGCGACCGGACCATCCTGCTGACCAAGTCCATTCTGGACGGCTTCATCTGCATCCCCCTGGCCTCCACCTACGGCATCGGCGTTCTGTTCTCCTTTCTGGCCATCCTGCTCTACCAAGGCGGCATCACCCTTTTGGCCGGGCAGGCCCAGAGCCTGTTCACCGAGCCGATCATCGCCCAGCTCACCTCCACCGGAGGCCTGCTGATCATGGGCATCGGCATCAACCTGCTGGAACTGAAGACCATCAACGTCACCAACATGCTGCCCTCCCTGGTCTTCGCCGTGCTATTCACGGTTTTCTTTTCCGGGTGGATTTGA